One Setaria italica strain Yugu1 chromosome II, Setaria_italica_v2.0, whole genome shotgun sequence DNA segment encodes these proteins:
- the LOC101774790 gene encoding RING-H2 finger protein ATL39, with protein MSAAAEEYPWRAQQVFGDAMAAQRSALVLASYPVLLLLVILAAFVRYLWVALAMYCALLFVLSCASRTFAARAASDDEEARLSRGGLSAAAIAAVAPAFPYEPAAAGAPVSDCAVCLEAMKAGEAARWLPACAHAFHVGCIDMWLDSHATCPVCRCHVVPQKKGGKEPPEGPVQQPSTEPPPLPPV; from the coding sequence AtgtcagcggcggcggaggagtacCCGTGGCGCGCGCAGCAGGTCTTCGGCGACGCCATGGCGGCGCAGCGGAGCGCGCTGGTGCTCGCGTCGTACCCGgtgctgctcctcctcgtcatcctggCCGCGTTCGTCCGGTACCTGTGGGTCGCGCTTGCCATGTACTGCGCGCTCCTCTTCGTGCTCTCCTGCGCGTCCCGCACTTTCGCCGCCCGGGCCGccagcgacgacgaggaggcgcgGCTCAGCCGGGGCGGGCTCTCGGCGGCCGCCATCGCGGCGGTCGCCCCGGCGTTCCCGTACgagccggcggccgcgggcgcgcccGTCAGCGACTGCGCGGTGTGCCTCGAGGCGATGAaggccggggaggcggcgcggTGGCTGCCGGCGTGCGCGCACGCGTTCCACGTCGGCTGCATCGACATGTGGCTCGACTCGCACGCGACGTGCCCCGTGTGCAGGTGCCATGTCGTGCCGCAGAAGAAGGGAGGCAAAGAACCGCCCGAGGGGCCCGTGCAGCAGCCGTCgaccgagccgccgccgctgccgccggtgtAG